From the genome of Prosthecobacter fusiformis:
AATGCCGCTGCGGTGACGAGTCCAGATGTCTGTGAAGACGATCCTGCCCTGGCCATGCGTGTGAATGCAGAATCTTCCGGTGTGGTGGCCAATGTCTGTGCCAGCCGTGGGGTACGGTTCATTCACGTGAGCACGGACTATGTGTTCGCCGGAAACGGCTGCGTTTTCCTGGATGAAAAAGCACCTGCACAACCGGTGAACGCCTATGGTCGCTCCAAGCGGGAAGGGGAAAAGGCGGTGCTAAAAGCCTGCCCGGAGGCCCTCGTCGCCCGCGTTTCCTGGCTCTTTGGTCCGCAAGGTGGAGGTGTGCCGGAAACCGCGATCCAGCGTGCGCGTGAGGGTTTGCCCCTGGGGTTTATTGAGGACAAATGGAGCGTGCCCACCAGCACGGTGGACATCGCCCGATGGCTGGAGCGTCTGCTGGTGGAACTGGCCTCCGTCTCAGGCCTGCTGCATCTGTGCAATGCGGGTGTGGCCACTTGGCGGGACTATGCGCAGGTATCCCTGGACTTGGCGCATCAACACGGGCTGGTGGGCCGTTGTCATGCCACCCATGGACTGCGTCTGCGGGATTTTCCTCAGTTCAAAGCTGCCCGTCCACCCTTCACGGTGATGAACAATGCCCGGCTGAGTTTTCTCCTGGGAGAAACACCGCGAAGCTGGCAGTCTGTGCTAGAGGAGCATATCGTATCCCTGATTGTTAAACCCAGCGCATGAGCCCTTCTCGCCGCCATTTTTTGCAACTCCTCTCCGGTCTGGCCGCTTCGCCACTGGCTGCTGCTGAAGCCGCAGGCCTGAACATCTCCGCCGCGTCCAAATACGTGGCCAGCCACAAAGGCAACGCTCTGTTCATCAAGCAGCATGGCAAGGTCATTCATGAAAGTTACTTCAATGGGGCCAAGCGTGGCGAGGCGCGGCGCATCTACAGCGGCACCAAGGGCTTCTGGGGGCTGGCTGCGATGGCTGCTGTGGAGGACGGACTAATATCTCTGGATGAAAAAGTATCCGCCACCCTGCCGTCCTGGAATGAAGGAGGTAAAAAAGA
Proteins encoded in this window:
- a CDS encoding SDR family oxidoreductase, which codes for MPDRPRLLILGATGRLGGTLAAHFVRSYEILAPGRQILDLNRPESVAQALNDLDFDFAINAAAVTSPDVCEDDPALAMRVNAESSGVVANVCASRGVRFIHVSTDYVFAGNGCVFLDEKAPAQPVNAYGRSKREGEKAVLKACPEALVARVSWLFGPQGGGVPETAIQRAREGLPLGFIEDKWSVPTSTVDIARWLERLLVELASVSGLLHLCNAGVATWRDYAQVSLDLAHQHGLVGRCHATHGLRLRDFPQFKAARPPFTVMNNARLSFLLGETPRSWQSVLEEHIVSLIVKPSA